Proteins from a single region of Chryseobacterium sp. W4I1:
- a CDS encoding helicase HerA-like domain-containing protein, with protein MADKTQFIEELNARYNPKGEHIILGKGMLDGEVVTEVDVTIPLKTINRHGLIAGATGTGKTKTLQVFAEQLSHAGIPSLVLDIKGDFSGIAEAGKMNPVIEERYAKTQLPYNPQAFPVELMSISGGKGVKLRATVTEFGPVLLSKILELNDTQQSIMSIVFKYCDDKGLPLIDLKDLKKVLQYVTDNAQGKAELAANYGSIAPASLGTILRSIVALEQQGASDFFGELSFDVQDLLETRDGKGVVNILRVAEIQSKPQLFSTFMLSLFAEIYMTFPEEGDSGKPKLVLFIDEAHLIFDESSKALLSQIETMVKLIRSKGVGIYFITQIPGDVPENVLSQLGLKIQHALRGFTAKDKKEISKAVENYPTTEFYNASSLIQNLGIGEAFITALDEKGIPTPLVHTYLISPESRMDVLNDAEISELTGSSALVAKYEQPVDRESAYEMLTNRMEQAAQNSAPNQKTKPVKEEPGMFEQVLQSKAGRTFTSTLMREGAKAILGMLGLGGRRR; from the coding sequence ATGGCAGACAAAACACAATTTATTGAAGAACTGAACGCAAGATATAATCCGAAAGGAGAACACATTATACTGGGAAAAGGAATGCTTGACGGGGAAGTGGTAACGGAAGTTGACGTGACTATTCCTTTGAAAACAATTAACCGTCACGGTCTTATTGCCGGAGCAACGGGAACAGGTAAGACAAAAACACTTCAGGTCTTTGCCGAGCAGCTTTCCCATGCGGGAATCCCTTCTTTGGTTTTAGATATTAAAGGTGACTTTTCCGGAATAGCAGAAGCCGGAAAGATGAATCCTGTGATTGAAGAAAGATACGCTAAAACACAGCTTCCATATAACCCACAGGCATTTCCGGTAGAGCTGATGAGTATTTCCGGAGGGAAAGGAGTAAAACTAAGAGCTACCGTTACAGAATTCGGACCTGTTTTATTGAGCAAGATCCTTGAGCTGAATGATACGCAGCAAAGTATTATGTCTATTGTCTTTAAATACTGTGATGATAAAGGCCTTCCTTTAATTGACCTTAAGGACTTGAAGAAGGTTCTGCAGTATGTAACAGATAATGCCCAGGGGAAAGCTGAATTGGCCGCCAATTACGGCTCTATAGCTCCAGCTTCTTTAGGAACAATTTTAAGATCTATTGTTGCATTGGAACAACAGGGTGCTTCAGATTTCTTTGGAGAACTAAGTTTTGATGTTCAAGACCTTCTTGAAACCAGAGATGGAAAAGGAGTTGTTAATATATTGAGAGTTGCTGAAATTCAGAGTAAACCACAGCTTTTTTCCACATTTATGCTTTCACTTTTTGCGGAAATTTATATGACTTTTCCTGAAGAAGGAGACAGTGGAAAACCAAAACTGGTACTGTTTATAGATGAAGCTCACCTGATTTTTGACGAGTCTTCAAAAGCTTTGCTTTCACAGATAGAAACGATGGTAAAGCTGATTCGTTCCAAAGGTGTAGGAATTTATTTTATTACCCAGATTCCGGGGGATGTACCTGAAAATGTACTTTCTCAGCTTGGACTGAAGATTCAGCACGCACTGCGAGGTTTCACTGCCAAGGATAAAAAAGAAATTTCCAAGGCTGTTGAAAACTATCCGACAACAGAGTTTTATAATGCATCAAGTCTGATTCAGAATCTTGGGATCGGTGAAGCATTTATTACGGCTCTGGATGAAAAAGGAATTCCTACGCCTTTGGTTCACACGTATTTAATTTCTCCGGAATCCAGGATGGATGTTCTGAATGATGCAGAAATTTCAGAATTGACGGGAAGTTCTGCATTAGTGGCTAAATACGAACAGCCGGTTGATAGAGAATCAGCTTATGAGATGCTTACCAATAGAATGGAGCAGGCAGCTCAAAATTCTGCACCTAATCAGAAAACAAAACCAGTAAAAGAAGAACCTGGAATGTTTGAACAGGTACTTCAGAGCAAAGCGGGAAGAACATTTACAAGTACGTTGATGCGTGAAGGCGCAAAGGCTATTTTGGGAATGTTAGGTCTCGGGGGAAGAAGAAGATAG
- a CDS encoding rhodanese-like domain-containing protein, translated as MKIEQIYTGCLAQGAYYIVSGNEAAIIDPLREVKPYLDRLEKDNVTLKYIFETHFHADFVSGHLDLSKKTGAPIVYGPTAQPAFEAIIAEDNQIFEIGKIKIKVLHTPGHTMESTTYLLIDENGTETAIFTGDTLFLGDVGRPDLAQKATNLTQEDLAGILYESLQTKIMPLDDSITVYPAHGAGSACGKNMQKETVDILGNQKKTNYALNQPDKESFIREVLDGLTAPPKYFGMNVAMNKGGYESLDIVMNKGLNPVAAEDFEALAEETGALILDTRSPAEFHKGFVPNAINIGLKGDFAPWVGNMIVDVKHPILLVADEGTEEEVITRLSRVGFDNVVGYLDGSFSAWKNSGKETDEVKRISPSEFAEQFTENAKIIDVRKLSEYSAEHIDNAFNKPLDTISDWVKTIDDSEHFFLHCAGGYRSMIAASILNSHGIRNFTEIEGGFNGIKKTEKLPTTDFVCQSKTL; from the coding sequence ATGAAAATTGAACAAATATATACGGGCTGTCTGGCTCAGGGTGCCTATTATATTGTATCAGGAAATGAAGCTGCCATTATTGATCCATTAAGAGAAGTAAAACCTTACCTGGATCGCCTTGAAAAAGACAATGTAACTTTAAAATATATTTTCGAGACCCACTTCCATGCTGATTTTGTTTCAGGACATTTGGATCTAAGTAAGAAAACAGGAGCCCCTATTGTTTACGGCCCCACAGCCCAGCCAGCTTTTGAGGCTATTATCGCAGAAGATAACCAGATCTTTGAGATCGGAAAAATAAAAATAAAAGTACTTCACACTCCCGGACACACGATGGAGAGTACGACTTACCTGCTGATTGATGAAAATGGAACAGAAACTGCCATTTTTACCGGTGACACCTTATTTTTAGGTGATGTAGGAAGGCCGGATCTTGCGCAAAAAGCAACCAATCTTACCCAGGAAGATCTTGCAGGCATTCTGTATGAAAGCCTTCAGACGAAGATTATGCCATTGGATGACAGTATTACTGTTTATCCTGCACATGGTGCCGGTTCAGCCTGCGGAAAGAATATGCAGAAAGAAACGGTAGACATTTTAGGAAACCAGAAAAAGACCAATTACGCGCTTAATCAGCCGGATAAAGAATCATTTATCAGAGAGGTTTTAGACGGCCTTACTGCTCCACCGAAATATTTCGGAATGAATGTAGCAATGAACAAAGGCGGATATGAAAGCCTGGATATAGTTATGAATAAAGGACTGAACCCCGTTGCTGCAGAAGATTTTGAGGCACTGGCAGAAGAAACCGGAGCTTTAATTTTAGATACAAGAAGTCCTGCCGAATTCCATAAAGGCTTTGTTCCTAATGCTATCAATATAGGATTGAAGGGCGATTTTGCCCCTTGGGTAGGAAATATGATCGTAGATGTAAAACATCCTATCCTTCTTGTAGCTGACGAAGGCACAGAAGAAGAGGTTATCACAAGATTGAGCAGAGTAGGGTTTGATAATGTTGTAGGATATCTGGACGGAAGTTTCAGCGCATGGAAAAACTCAGGCAAGGAAACAGACGAGGTCAAAAGGATCTCACCTTCAGAATTCGCAGAACAGTTTACAGAAAATGCTAAAATAATCGACGTGAGAAAGCTAAGCGAATATTCAGCTGAACATATTGACAATGCATTCAATAAACCCCTTGACACAATCAGTGATTGGGTAAAAACCATTGATGATTCTGAACATTTCTTTCTTCACTGTGCAGGAGGATACAGAAGTATGATTGCAGCAAGCATCCTTAATTCTCACGGCATCAGAAATTTCACTGAAATAGAAGGAGGATTCAATGGAATCAAAAAAACAGAAAAACTTCCGACAACAGATTTTGTTTGTCAGTCGAAAACTTTATAA
- a CDS encoding co-chaperone YbbN, which yields MSQKFQEIIDSERPVLIDFFATWCQPCKVQSSVLNTVKENVGEDARIIKVDVDQYPALAAQYGVRGVPTLAIFKKGEMLWKESGVHDVNTLTQLLKEHA from the coding sequence ATGTCACAAAAATTCCAGGAAATCATAGATTCCGAAAGACCTGTGTTAATTGATTTTTTTGCTACTTGGTGTCAACCATGCAAAGTACAGTCTTCAGTTTTAAATACGGTAAAAGAAAATGTAGGTGAAGATGCAAGAATCATAAAGGTAGATGTTGATCAATACCCGGCTCTTGCGGCTCAATACGGAGTTCGCGGCGTACCGACTTTAGCCATCTTCAAAAAAGGAGAGATGCTGTGGAAAGAAAGCGGCGTTCATGATGTCAATACATTGACCCAACTTTTAAAAGAACATGCCTAA
- a CDS encoding nitrilase-related carbon-nitrogen hydrolase → MRITGLNLDIAWKNKGKNFQLIEDQLNDQEADIFLLPEMFSTGFCMDAAEVADRNEESLDFLKKLSKEKNAAFCGSAPVEESGRFYNRMYFVQPDSETVFYNKRHLFSFSGEDKVYTPGNKRVIVNYQGFRILLQVCYDLRFPVFARNNDDYDAVFYVANWPEKRVGAWEHLLKARAIENLSFVFGLNRIGTDGNELFYQESSHCFFADGKEISHKNGNIVSAELDLKELKNFRNHFQFLNDRDDFEIKLNS, encoded by the coding sequence ATGAGAATTACAGGACTAAATTTAGATATTGCCTGGAAAAATAAAGGCAAAAATTTTCAATTGATCGAAGATCAGCTGAACGATCAGGAGGCAGATATTTTCCTGCTTCCGGAAATGTTTTCTACCGGCTTCTGTATGGATGCAGCTGAAGTTGCAGACCGGAATGAAGAATCTCTTGATTTTCTGAAAAAGCTCTCGAAAGAAAAAAATGCGGCTTTCTGCGGAAGCGCACCCGTAGAAGAGAGTGGTCGTTTTTATAACAGAATGTATTTTGTACAGCCTGATTCCGAAACGGTTTTCTATAATAAAAGACACTTGTTCTCTTTTTCAGGGGAAGATAAGGTGTATACACCGGGTAATAAAAGAGTTATTGTTAATTACCAGGGATTCAGGATCTTACTTCAGGTGTGTTACGACCTTCGGTTTCCGGTTTTTGCAAGAAATAATGATGATTATGATGCTGTTTTTTATGTGGCTAACTGGCCTGAAAAAAGGGTAGGAGCCTGGGAGCATCTTTTAAAAGCCCGGGCGATAGAAAATTTGTCTTTTGTTTTTGGTCTGAACAGAATAGGAACAGATGGGAATGAGTTGTTTTATCAGGAAAGTTCTCACTGCTTTTTTGCAGATGGAAAAGAAATTTCCCACAAGAACGGAAATATTGTCTCTGCAGAATTAGATCTTAAAGAATTGAAAAATTTCAGAAATCATTTTCAATTTTTAAATGATAGGGATGATTTTGAGATCAAATTAAATAGTTAG
- a CDS encoding DUF6646 family protein, translating to MKKLFFVLMIAFFGTAANAQAYTGKGDQKIQFGLSAWGYGTGVTGTYDYGLNKLVSVGAGLNAYFGDYKDNDKDNRVFVFGRVNFHLNEALDLPSKWDIYPGVDVGVLGKDFGIGAHIGARYFFTEKVGVFAEVGNNGSIGVSFNL from the coding sequence ATGAAGAAATTGTTTTTTGTGTTGATGATTGCTTTTTTTGGAACGGCAGCCAACGCACAGGCTTACACAGGAAAAGGCGACCAGAAGATCCAATTTGGACTAAGTGCCTGGGGATACGGAACAGGAGTTACAGGAACTTATGATTATGGTCTGAACAAGCTTGTATCCGTGGGTGCAGGACTGAATGCTTACTTTGGCGATTATAAAGATAATGATAAGGACAACCGTGTTTTTGTTTTCGGAAGGGTGAATTTTCACCTTAATGAAGCGCTTGATCTGCCTTCAAAATGGGATATTTATCCCGGTGTTGATGTTGGTGTTTTGGGTAAAGATTTTGGAATTGGGGCACACATCGGAGCCCGCTACTTTTTCACAGAGAAAGTGGGTGTTTTTGCAGAAGTGGGCAATAACGGCAGTATCGGTGTTTCTTTTAATCTGTAA
- the rseP gene encoding RIP metalloprotease RseP produces the protein MELAIKIFQFILSISILVVLHELGHFLPAKWFKTRAEKFFLFFDPWFSIFSMKKINGKWQYKFLSKNLPDTETIVVDGKEKEVPIDISKLSDSDWRKHPEQTKYGIGWLPFGGYVKIAGMIDESMDTEQMKKPAEPWEFRSKPAWQRLIIMLGGVTVNFFLAWIIFGSLSYFNGETSFDTSKVETPMHYTNIAKAMGFEDGDKILKVDGKVQNNLDKLSLDILLSDQVTVLRKGKDVTFNTNDDGKALAFKDENPKAFLTPRYAPVIDTIVNPKTAEAGLKIGDQVASVNGQKINYYDELQSIVVKNAGKVINMEVVRAGTVQPLSIEVSKEGTLGIASYKQLQKFANTQHFTFVESIGRGFTRSIESLTYQVKQFKLVFNKKVQGYKKVGGPLAIIKNMPVEKSKDGAVSINWSLFWSFTAMFSVWLAFLNLIPIPGLDGGHVIFTLWEVITGKPVPQKVLENAQMIGVIFLLGLMLLIFGSDIFKALTGSL, from the coding sequence ATGGAATTAGCAATCAAGATTTTCCAGTTCATACTAAGTATTTCTATTCTAGTGGTTCTTCATGAGCTTGGACACTTTTTACCGGCAAAATGGTTTAAGACCAGAGCTGAAAAATTCTTCCTCTTCTTTGATCCATGGTTTTCCATCTTTTCAATGAAGAAAATCAACGGAAAATGGCAGTATAAATTTCTTTCCAAAAACCTTCCGGACACAGAAACTATCGTGGTAGACGGAAAGGAGAAAGAAGTTCCTATCGATATATCAAAACTTTCAGACAGCGACTGGAGAAAGCATCCTGAGCAAACTAAATACGGAATCGGATGGCTTCCTTTCGGAGGTTATGTGAAAATTGCCGGAATGATTGACGAGAGCATGGATACCGAGCAGATGAAAAAACCTGCAGAGCCATGGGAATTCAGATCAAAGCCAGCTTGGCAGAGATTGATTATCATGCTTGGAGGAGTTACAGTAAACTTTTTCTTAGCCTGGATTATTTTCGGATCTCTTTCTTATTTCAACGGTGAAACCTCTTTTGATACTTCAAAAGTAGAAACACCGATGCATTATACCAATATTGCAAAAGCAATGGGCTTTGAGGACGGTGATAAAATCTTAAAAGTAGACGGAAAAGTTCAGAATAATCTGGATAAACTGTCTTTGGATATTTTATTAAGCGACCAGGTAACGGTTTTAAGAAAAGGAAAAGACGTTACTTTCAATACTAATGATGACGGAAAAGCACTAGCCTTCAAAGATGAGAACCCTAAAGCTTTCCTTACACCGAGATATGCACCTGTAATTGACACTATCGTAAATCCTAAAACAGCTGAGGCAGGCTTAAAAATAGGCGACCAGGTAGCTTCTGTAAACGGTCAGAAAATCAATTATTATGATGAACTGCAAAGTATTGTTGTAAAAAATGCAGGAAAGGTTATTAATATGGAAGTAGTAAGAGCTGGCACAGTACAGCCTTTAAGTATTGAAGTTTCCAAGGAAGGTACATTAGGAATTGCTTCTTATAAGCAGCTTCAAAAATTCGCCAATACACAGCATTTCACTTTTGTAGAATCTATCGGAAGAGGATTTACAAGAAGTATTGAAAGTCTGACGTATCAGGTAAAGCAGTTTAAACTGGTATTTAACAAGAAAGTTCAGGGGTATAAGAAAGTAGGTGGTCCTTTGGCGATCATCAAGAATATGCCAGTAGAAAAGTCGAAAGACGGAGCAGTATCTATCAACTGGAGTTTATTCTGGAGTTTTACAGCTATGTTCTCGGTATGGTTGGCATTCCTGAACCTTATTCCTATTCCGGGTCTTGATGGCGGACATGTGATATTTACCTTATGGGAAGTGATTACGGGGAAACCTGTTCCTCAGAAAGTATTGGAAAATGCACAGATGATTGGGGTTATCTTCCTGTTAGGATTGATGTTACTGATCTTCGGAAGCGACATCTTTAAAGCGCTCACCGGCAGCTTGTAA
- a CDS encoding serine hydrolase: protein MKQSTLILLFLHLSLWSQCQDSSTFKSIDNYLRETIKINEIPGLAVGIIKNNKVIFQQYYGTETLESNRKVNPNSIFRVYSTSKLISTVGVFQLVEKGKISIEDKISKYLANLLNTWQDVKIKNLLTHSSGIPDMIRFTDISVDATDAEVIARLTREKMEFETGDQFRYNQTNYWLLTRIIEKVSGQTFEDFILKNQFPESENSILFSSNSLEMLPNRVVKYNYNADTGKYEKSTNIDGIRAHSANGLAISLPAFLQWSIQLNKGDLLKDGTKKMMWKPFDFFNKRDVFGYGWEITKINTIPSYGFSGGNVSAYRIFPENDLSIIVMSNGYKFFPVQYQIINHIAGLVDKNLIDPYLSAEESIISNFMTKDYPSAQKAYYNNKAKNPKWNFENTLNSVGYTLLRKGMINESIKVFELNTRENPQSGNAFDSLGESYFVAKNYTVALEKYKKAFELDSQNNNAKDMIMKIEKAMNNN from the coding sequence ATGAAACAATCCACTTTAATATTATTATTCCTTCATCTTTCTCTTTGGAGTCAATGCCAGGATTCCTCGACATTTAAATCAATTGATAATTACCTCAGAGAAACCATTAAAATAAATGAAATCCCGGGACTGGCAGTTGGTATCATAAAAAATAATAAAGTTATTTTTCAGCAGTATTATGGAACAGAAACCTTGGAAAGCAATAGAAAAGTTAATCCAAACTCAATTTTCAGGGTTTACTCTACTTCAAAACTAATTTCTACGGTTGGTGTTTTCCAGCTTGTTGAAAAAGGGAAAATTTCAATAGAAGATAAAATATCAAAATACCTGGCCAATCTTCTTAACACCTGGCAGGATGTTAAAATAAAGAATCTCCTCACCCATTCTTCCGGTATTCCTGATATGATTCGCTTTACTGATATTTCAGTTGACGCTACCGATGCAGAAGTAATCGCCAGACTTACAAGAGAGAAGATGGAATTTGAAACAGGCGACCAGTTCAGATACAATCAAACCAATTACTGGCTTCTCACAAGAATTATTGAAAAAGTAAGCGGACAAACTTTTGAAGATTTTATATTGAAAAACCAATTTCCGGAATCAGAAAACAGCATCTTATTTTCATCTAATTCTCTTGAAATGCTCCCAAACCGGGTTGTAAAATATAATTACAATGCTGATACAGGAAAATATGAAAAATCCACTAATATTGATGGAATAAGAGCTCATTCCGCAAATGGATTAGCCATCAGCCTTCCGGCCTTTTTACAGTGGAGCATTCAACTAAATAAAGGTGATCTACTGAAAGACGGAACGAAGAAAATGATGTGGAAACCATTTGATTTCTTTAACAAAAGGGACGTTTTCGGATATGGTTGGGAGATTACTAAAATTAATACAATACCATCATACGGCTTTTCGGGCGGAAATGTAAGTGCATACAGAATCTTCCCGGAAAACGATCTATCCATTATTGTCATGTCGAATGGTTACAAATTTTTCCCTGTCCAGTATCAGATCATTAATCATATCGCGGGACTGGTCGATAAAAATTTAATAGATCCTTACTTATCAGCAGAAGAATCAATCATTTCTAATTTCATGACAAAAGACTATCCATCTGCACAAAAAGCCTATTACAACAATAAAGCAAAAAATCCAAAATGGAATTTTGAAAACACATTGAATTCAGTCGGATATACTTTGCTTAGAAAAGGTATGATCAACGAATCTATTAAAGTATTTGAATTAAACACCAGAGAAAATCCCCAATCAGGAAATGCATTTGACAGCTTGGGTGAAAGTTATTTTGTCGCTAAAAACTATACTGTAGCACTGGAAAAGTACAAAAAAGCTTTTGAACTTGATTCGCAAAATAATAATGCAAAGGACATGATTATGAAAATAGAAAAAGCAATGAACAATAACTAA
- a CDS encoding DUF5686 family protein → MLFFSCLTYAQNTASGRIADAKTNKEITGVDIFINDNTEAILKTSAGSFSVQSDSIIHKLKFSKKNYLPQSVDITAENAGNIFVKLSQEKENTIAEIVIHNEKPKYKNKKENPAYAIMQEVWKRKRNNGLDKFDTYTYKEYEKIQFDANNLDSAFMSKKIFNKLDFIFDYADSTASGKIGLPIFLNESIYENFGENKPGKKTKRLLVAQKTSGFQDNQVITITAKNLYRDINIYDNTLNYFDIGFPSPVGSNGFSTYDYNLTDTISIHGENAYKIRYQPKRKDVLAFQGYLYIDTDNYAVLGATLKSTNKINVNFINSISTELEYDNPDENTFLPKKFITEIELTPFAKKRTSKSIIAKRTVDYSQYEFNKPIEDKVFTRKEEEYDDKFVDKDDAYWLKARPDSLSKSEQGVYEMLDKLQQTPKFNRIVKIYETLASGYYNAFKGIDIGPIFSIYGKNEVEGDRIRLGARTYFGQNDPWRVQFYTAYGFKDQQIKYGAEGRYMFNRVNRFMIGAGTKRDIEQLGVQLTTDDGIMARTFASSTLFARGENASLSSINKTNIFASIEPWKNFQVRVDGTLQSIKSANPEKFSLMYHRNGDLRKTLNDSHVTLSLIARPGAKFSQTGVDRYEHGTLAPTIILKYTRGIEGLFNGDFNYNRLQFMFYKPILIGSWGKTLLSFEAGKTFDTVPLGLQNVIPGNQSYSLAQNTFSQLNYYEFVADTYSTLHLEHHFNGKILSFIPLVKKLKLREIAFIRTAYGTLSDASKAINVDGFKYSAPSEQIYFEYGFGIENIGIGNLRIFRVDFNWRGNYLDRPDISTFGVKAGFQVGF, encoded by the coding sequence ATGCTCTTTTTTTCATGCCTAACGTATGCTCAAAACACAGCGAGCGGCAGAATTGCAGATGCAAAAACTAACAAAGAAATCACAGGTGTAGATATCTTTATTAATGATAATACGGAAGCTATCCTTAAAACCTCTGCAGGAAGTTTCAGTGTTCAGTCTGACAGTATTATTCATAAACTAAAATTTTCAAAAAAAAATTATCTGCCCCAATCTGTTGATATTACTGCAGAAAATGCAGGCAATATTTTTGTAAAACTTTCCCAGGAAAAAGAGAATACAATTGCAGAAATTGTAATCCACAACGAAAAACCCAAGTATAAGAACAAGAAGGAAAATCCTGCTTACGCTATTATGCAGGAAGTCTGGAAAAGAAAAAGGAACAACGGTCTGGATAAATTTGACACGTACACCTATAAAGAATACGAAAAGATCCAGTTTGACGCCAACAACCTGGACAGTGCTTTTATGAGCAAAAAAATCTTTAATAAACTGGATTTTATCTTTGATTATGCAGATTCAACAGCCAGTGGAAAAATAGGTCTTCCTATCTTCCTTAATGAGTCCATCTATGAGAATTTTGGCGAAAATAAACCCGGAAAGAAAACAAAAAGGCTACTGGTTGCTCAGAAAACATCAGGATTTCAAGATAACCAGGTAATCACTATTACTGCAAAAAATCTTTACAGGGATATTAATATCTATGACAATACACTAAACTATTTTGATATCGGATTTCCGAGTCCTGTTGGCTCAAATGGATTCAGTACTTATGATTATAATTTAACAGATACTATTTCAATTCATGGAGAGAATGCTTATAAAATAAGATACCAGCCTAAAAGAAAAGATGTTTTAGCCTTTCAGGGATATCTTTATATAGATACAGACAACTATGCTGTTTTAGGTGCTACTTTAAAATCTACAAATAAAATCAATGTCAACTTTATCAACAGTATTTCCACAGAGCTGGAATATGATAACCCAGACGAAAATACATTTCTTCCCAAAAAGTTTATCACAGAAATAGAACTTACCCCTTTTGCCAAAAAGAGAACATCTAAAAGCATTATTGCAAAACGAACCGTGGACTATTCTCAATATGAGTTTAACAAACCTATTGAGGACAAGGTTTTTACACGAAAAGAGGAAGAATATGATGATAAGTTTGTGGATAAAGATGATGCTTACTGGCTAAAAGCAAGACCAGACTCATTATCGAAATCTGAGCAGGGAGTTTACGAAATGCTGGACAAGCTGCAACAGACACCAAAATTCAACCGTATTGTTAAGATCTATGAAACACTAGCATCAGGATATTATAACGCCTTTAAAGGAATCGACATTGGCCCCATCTTTTCAATTTACGGTAAAAATGAGGTGGAAGGCGACAGGATAAGATTGGGAGCCAGAACTTATTTTGGACAGAATGATCCATGGAGAGTTCAGTTCTACACTGCATATGGATTCAAAGATCAGCAGATTAAGTACGGAGCAGAGGGCCGATATATGTTCAATAGAGTCAACAGGTTTATGATTGGAGCCGGAACAAAACGGGACATCGAACAACTGGGAGTACAGCTTACCACTGACGATGGAATCATGGCCCGTACATTTGCATCATCCACCCTTTTTGCCAGGGGAGAAAATGCTTCCCTGAGCTCTATAAACAAAACTAACATTTTTGCCTCTATTGAGCCATGGAAGAACTTCCAGGTAAGAGTAGACGGAACTTTACAGAGTATTAAATCCGCCAATCCCGAAAAATTCAGTCTGATGTATCACCGAAACGGAGATCTGAGAAAAACCCTTAACGATTCTCACGTCACCCTTAGCTTAATCGCAAGGCCAGGAGCCAAATTTTCTCAAACCGGGGTAGACCGTTACGAACACGGAACATTAGCACCAACCATTATACTGAAATATACACGAGGTATTGAAGGACTTTTCAATGGCGACTTCAATTATAACAGGCTTCAGTTTATGTTCTATAAGCCAATACTTATTGGAAGCTGGGGTAAAACGCTTCTAAGCTTTGAAGCTGGGAAGACTTTCGATACCGTTCCATTGGGTCTTCAGAATGTAATCCCTGGAAACCAATCTTACAGCCTGGCACAGAATACATTTTCGCAGCTTAATTATTATGAATTTGTTGCTGATACATATTCTACACTTCATTTAGAGCATCATTTTAATGGAAAAATACTTTCGTTTATTCCTTTAGTCAAAAAGCTGAAACTTAGAGAAATAGCATTTATCAGAACCGCTTATGGGACTTTAAGTGATGCTTCCAAAGCGATCAATGTGGATGGGTTTAAATACTCTGCTCCAAGCGAACAGATTTATTTTGAATACGGATTCGGAATTGAAAATATTGGAATTGGAAACCTAAGAATCTTTAGGGTAGATTTCAACTGGAGAGGAAATTATCTGGACAGACCGGACATTTCAACCTTCGGAGTGAAAGCAGGATTCCAGGTAGGATTCTAA
- the rpmA gene encoding 50S ribosomal protein L27, giving the protein MAHKKGVGSSKNGRESHSKRLGVKIFGGQDAIAGNIIIRQRGTQHHPGENVGMGKDHTLFALVDGKVVFRKKANNRSFVSVEANA; this is encoded by the coding sequence ATGGCACACAAGAAAGGAGTCGGTAGTTCCAAGAACGGTAGAGAGTCTCACTCTAAGAGATTAGGTGTGAAGATTTTCGGAGGACAAGATGCTATTGCCGGAAATATTATTATCAGACAGAGAGGTACACAACACCACCCAGGTGAAAACGTGGGAATGGGTAAAGACCATACTTTGTTTGCATTAGTAGACGGTAAAGTAGTTTTCAGAAAGAAAGCAAACAACAGATCTTTCGTATCTGTAGAAGCGAACGCATAA
- the rplU gene encoding 50S ribosomal protein L21, protein MFAIVEIAGLQYKVEQDQKLFVNRLKGEKGDKVSFDKILLTVNGSITVGAPAVSGITVDAEILDHVKADKVIVFKKKRRKGYQVKNGHRQSLTQIKITGITGFEGGSKKAAKKETVKAEVLSDNATVNFGEDHELNYHLKKNNLSQSKENRETLITLGKAVKVELEKNILTHEEVDAAIVKNIDQFKALNK, encoded by the coding sequence ATGTTTGCAATTGTAGAAATAGCAGGGCTTCAATACAAAGTTGAGCAAGACCAGAAGTTGTTTGTAAACCGTTTGAAAGGAGAAAAAGGAGACAAAGTTTCTTTTGATAAAATTCTTCTTACTGTAAACGGTTCAATCACTGTTGGCGCCCCAGCTGTAAGCGGAATCACTGTAGATGCAGAGATTCTAGACCATGTAAAAGCTGATAAAGTAATCGTTTTCAAAAAGAAAAGGAGAAAAGGTTATCAGGTTAAGAACGGTCACAGACAATCTTTAACTCAAATTAAAATCACTGGTATCACTGGTTTTGAAGGAGGTTCTAAGAAAGCTGCTAAAAAAGAAACTGTGAAAGCTGAAGTTCTTTCAGACAACGCAACTGTTAACTTTGGTGAAGATCACGAGCTGAACTATCACTTGAAGAAAAACAACTTGTCTCAGTCTAAAGAAAACAGAGAAACTTTAATTACTTTAGGTAAAGCAGTTAAAGTTGAATTAGAAAAGAATATTCTTACTCACGAAGAAGTAGATGCTGCTATCGTTAAGAATATCGATCAATTTAAAGCACTTAACAAATAA